From the Caballeronia sp. LZ062 genome, one window contains:
- a CDS encoding CoA transferase, giving the protein MTASFDTLASLWRIAGLPGDALSFVDLTGHDPVFPSTFAVGTAAQSTIAAAALAACELAHARGAPRQRVTVDMTHAAVECTGYFTLDGKEPETWGPFSGLYRTADGYVRIHANFAHHQDGALRVLGLDPATATRADAERALLDWRAGDFEEACAQRGLVVAKLRRFDEWDATPQGRALAEQQLMTFTRIGDAPPLALPPLAKAARPLCGVRVLDLTRILAGPVGGRALAAFGANVLLVNSPHLPNISAIADTSRGKRSAHADLRSDEGRAALWHLVDEAHVFSQGYRPGGLASLGFGPQALAARRPGIVQVSLTAYGAAGPWAGRRGFDSLVQTAMGFNAAEGEAEGAGKPRTLPMQILDMATGFLMAFGAAAALWRQQREGGSWHVEVSLARTGQWLRGLGRIEGGLSTPKPDLAPFLERVPSGFGELEAVRPSAQLERTPAGYERPSVPPGTSEARW; this is encoded by the coding sequence ATGACCGCCTCCTTCGATACCCTGGCTTCCCTTTGGCGCATTGCCGGTCTGCCCGGCGATGCGCTTTCGTTCGTCGACCTGACCGGCCACGACCCGGTCTTTCCGTCTACGTTCGCGGTCGGCACGGCGGCCCAGTCCACCATCGCCGCCGCCGCGCTCGCCGCCTGCGAACTCGCGCACGCGCGCGGCGCGCCGCGTCAGCGCGTGACCGTCGATATGACGCACGCGGCCGTCGAATGCACCGGTTACTTCACGCTCGACGGCAAGGAACCGGAAACCTGGGGACCGTTCTCCGGGCTCTACCGCACCGCCGACGGCTACGTGCGCATCCATGCGAACTTCGCGCATCATCAGGACGGCGCGTTGCGCGTGCTCGGTCTCGATCCCGCCACGGCGACACGCGCGGACGCCGAGCGCGCGCTCCTCGACTGGCGCGCGGGCGATTTCGAAGAGGCCTGCGCGCAACGCGGCCTCGTCGTCGCGAAGCTGCGCCGCTTCGACGAGTGGGACGCGACGCCGCAAGGCCGCGCGCTCGCCGAGCAGCAACTCATGACGTTCACGCGCATCGGCGATGCGCCTCCGCTTGCGCTGCCGCCGCTCGCCAAAGCCGCGCGTCCGCTTTGCGGCGTGCGCGTGCTGGATCTGACGCGCATTCTGGCCGGCCCGGTCGGTGGCCGCGCGCTCGCCGCGTTCGGCGCTAACGTGCTGCTCGTGAACTCGCCGCATCTGCCGAATATTTCCGCGATCGCCGATACGAGCCGGGGCAAGCGCTCAGCGCACGCGGACTTGCGCTCCGATGAAGGGCGCGCGGCGCTGTGGCATCTCGTCGACGAGGCGCATGTGTTCTCGCAAGGGTATCGGCCGGGCGGGCTGGCGTCGCTCGGCTTCGGGCCACAAGCGCTGGCCGCGCGGCGGCCGGGCATCGTTCAGGTGTCGCTGACGGCTTACGGGGCGGCGGGTCCGTGGGCCGGGCGGCGCGGTTTCGACTCGCTCGTGCAGACCGCGATGGGCTTCAACGCCGCGGAAGGCGAGGCGGAAGGCGCCGGCAAGCCACGCACGCTGCCAATGCAGATACTCGACATGGCAACCGGCTTCTTGATGGCGTTCGGCGCGGCGGCGGCGCTTTGGAGGCAGCAGCGGGAAGGCGGAAGCTGGCACGTGGAGGTATCGCTCGCGCGGACGGGACAGTGGTTGCGCGGACTCGGCCGGATCGAAGGCGGATTGAGCACGCCCAAGCCGGATCTCGCACCGTTTCTGGAGCGCGTGCCGTCCGGCTTCGGTGAACTGGAAGCGGTGCGGCCGAGCGCGCAACTCGAGCGCACGCCTGCGGGCTACGAGAGGCCGTCGGTGCCGCCGGGGACGTCTGAAGCGCGATGGTAG
- the aroQ gene encoding type II 3-dehydroquinate dehydratase — MAKILTLHGVNLNMFGKRDPKQYGTATLAQIDEQLAALGKELGVEVECYQTNIEGEMCSRIHQAFTENVDAVVINAGAWTHYSYAIRDALAILTAPVIEVHMSNVHAREAFRHVSVFSEVVKGQICGFGVESYLLGLRAAVSAIK; from the coding sequence ATGGCAAAGATCCTGACGCTGCACGGCGTCAACCTCAACATGTTCGGCAAGCGCGACCCGAAGCAATACGGCACCGCGACGCTCGCGCAGATCGACGAGCAACTGGCCGCGCTCGGCAAGGAGCTGGGCGTGGAGGTGGAGTGCTATCAGACGAACATCGAAGGCGAGATGTGCTCGCGCATCCATCAGGCGTTTACCGAAAACGTCGATGCCGTCGTCATTAACGCGGGCGCGTGGACGCATTACAGCTACGCCATCCGCGACGCGCTCGCCATTCTGACCGCGCCCGTCATCGAAGTGCATATGTCGAACGTCCATGCGCGGGAGGCGTTCCGGCATGTGTCCGTGTTTTCCGAAGTCGTGAAGGGACAAATCTGCGGCTTCGGCGTGGAAAGCTACCTGCTCGGACTGCGCGCGGCGGTTTCCGCGATCAAGTGA
- a CDS encoding amino acid permease, with protein sequence MASGKNPATPHDTPQHDTLRRGLKSRHIQLIALGGAIGTGLFLGVAQTIKLAGPSVLLGYAIAGLMAFFIMRQLGEMVVDEPVAGSFSHFADKYWGHAAGFVSGWNYWAVYILVSMAELSAVGIYMQYWWPALPPWVSALACFVIVNAINLTSVKSYGELEFWFAIVKVAAIVGMILFGGYLLASGHAGPQASVTNLWRLGGFFPYGASGLVMSMAVIMFSFGGLELVGITAAEAEDPSRSIPRATNQVIYRIIIFYIGALGVLLSLYPWDKVATGGSPFVLIFREMNSTVVANVLNVIVLTAALSVYNSGVYANSRMLYGLAQQGNAPRALRGVSARGIPLAALFVSAVVTAACVLINYLIPGRAFGLLMGLAVAALIINWTMISIIHLKFRQHKRERGAVTSFKSLGYPFTNYLCLAFVACIVWVMYETPDLRLSVYLIPLWLAVLGIGYYLKTRGAARRPADPSS encoded by the coding sequence ATGGCTTCAGGCAAGAACCCGGCAACACCGCACGACACCCCGCAGCACGACACCCTCAGGCGCGGACTCAAGAGCCGCCATATCCAGTTGATCGCGCTGGGCGGCGCCATCGGCACCGGGCTTTTCCTGGGCGTCGCGCAGACCATCAAACTCGCCGGGCCGTCCGTGCTGCTCGGCTACGCGATCGCCGGGCTGATGGCGTTTTTCATCATGCGGCAGCTGGGAGAAATGGTCGTCGACGAACCCGTGGCCGGCTCGTTCAGCCATTTCGCCGACAAATACTGGGGCCACGCGGCCGGCTTCGTCTCCGGCTGGAATTACTGGGCGGTGTATATCCTCGTGAGCATGGCGGAGCTTTCCGCCGTGGGCATCTACATGCAGTACTGGTGGCCGGCGCTGCCGCCGTGGGTATCGGCGCTCGCGTGTTTCGTCATCGTCAACGCGATCAATCTCACGAGCGTGAAGTCATACGGCGAGCTGGAATTCTGGTTCGCCATCGTGAAGGTCGCGGCCATCGTCGGCATGATCCTTTTCGGCGGCTATCTCCTCGCGTCGGGCCATGCCGGGCCGCAAGCCAGCGTCACGAACCTCTGGCGGCTCGGCGGCTTCTTTCCGTACGGCGCGAGCGGTCTCGTGATGTCGATGGCCGTCATCATGTTCTCGTTCGGCGGGCTGGAACTCGTCGGCATCACGGCGGCTGAAGCCGAAGACCCGTCGCGCAGCATTCCCCGCGCGACGAATCAGGTCATCTACCGCATCATCATTTTTTATATCGGCGCACTGGGCGTGCTGCTTTCGCTGTATCCGTGGGACAAGGTCGCGACCGGCGGCAGCCCGTTCGTGCTCATCTTCCGCGAAATGAACAGCACGGTCGTGGCGAACGTGCTGAACGTGATCGTGCTGACGGCCGCGCTCTCCGTGTACAACAGCGGCGTGTATGCCAATAGCCGCATGCTCTACGGTCTCGCGCAGCAGGGCAACGCACCGCGTGCGCTGCGCGGCGTGAGCGCGCGCGGCATTCCGCTCGCGGCGCTGTTCGTCTCGGCGGTCGTCACGGCCGCGTGCGTGCTCATCAACTATCTGATTCCGGGCCGCGCGTTCGGACTGCTGATGGGGCTCGCGGTAGCGGCGCTCATCATCAACTGGACGATGATCAGCATCATTCATTTGAAGTTCCGCCAGCACAAGCGCGAGCGCGGCGCGGTGACGTCGTTCAAAAGCCTCGGTTATCCGTTCACCAACTATCTGTGCCTTGCGTTCGTCGCGTGCATTGTCTGGGTGATGTACGAAACGCCGGATCTGCGGCTTTCCGTCTATCTCATCCCGCTCTGGCTGGCGGTTCTCGGAATCGGCTACTATCTCAAAACCAGGGGCGCCGCGCGCCGTCCCGCCGATCCTTCGTCCTGA
- a CDS encoding PQQ-binding-like beta-propeller repeat protein, whose translation MRWHFSNGAVLSFLGAAMIAAAIAVGCSGGGSSSTSSSAAGGGAANPAAASGASGPATDGTAPQPVAHAMDVATYHNDIARTGQQLAESALTTANVNAAAFGKLAVYAADGPVDAQPLFLAAVSMAGGAHNVLYVATEKASVFAFDADTGATLWKASTLASGETPSDDHGCGQITPTIGITATPVIDRARGAMYVVGMSKDGAGRYHQRIHALDIATGAELFGGPTEIAASYPGTGAGSQNGRVVFDPGQYAERASLLLLDGVVYTSWTSHCDFMPYTGWVIGYNAATLQQASVLNVTPNGQMGAIWMSGAGLASDGTSIYFLDANGTFDATLDGQGMPIHGDFGNGFLKLGVTPTLAVTDYFQPSNTVQQSSADEDLGSGGALVLPDLADASGTVRRLALGAGKNSVIYVVDRDSMGKFDSNADHIYQEIVGQIRGPMFSIPAYFNRTVYFGAIGDSIKAFTITDARLSSTPASQTPTSFGAPGATPSVSANGAANGIVWAVENGTIAALHAYDASNLARELYNSNQVGARDRFGQGNKFITPTIANGKVYVGTRSGVGVFGLLSR comes from the coding sequence ATGAGATGGCATTTTTCGAATGGCGCAGTGCTGTCCTTCCTTGGCGCGGCGATGATCGCGGCGGCGATCGCCGTCGGATGCAGCGGAGGCGGTTCTTCTTCGACGAGTTCGTCAGCAGCCGGCGGCGGCGCGGCCAATCCCGCGGCGGCGTCGGGTGCATCGGGCCCGGCCACGGACGGCACCGCGCCGCAGCCGGTCGCGCACGCGATGGACGTCGCCACTTACCATAACGACATCGCGCGCACGGGCCAGCAGCTCGCGGAATCCGCGCTCACGACCGCGAACGTCAACGCGGCCGCCTTCGGCAAGCTCGCCGTGTATGCGGCGGACGGCCCCGTCGATGCGCAGCCGCTTTTTTTGGCCGCTGTCTCCATGGCGGGCGGCGCGCACAACGTGCTGTACGTCGCGACCGAGAAGGCGAGCGTCTTTGCGTTCGACGCCGACACGGGCGCGACGCTCTGGAAAGCGAGCACGCTCGCAAGCGGCGAGACCCCGAGCGACGACCACGGCTGCGGTCAGATAACGCCTACCATCGGCATTACGGCTACGCCTGTCATCGACCGGGCGCGAGGCGCGATGTACGTCGTCGGCATGTCGAAGGATGGTGCGGGCCGCTATCACCAGCGGATTCACGCGCTCGACATCGCCACGGGCGCGGAGCTTTTCGGCGGGCCGACGGAGATCGCCGCGTCGTATCCCGGCACCGGCGCGGGCAGCCAGAACGGGCGCGTCGTCTTCGATCCGGGCCAGTACGCCGAACGCGCGTCGCTCCTGCTGCTCGATGGCGTCGTCTACACGTCGTGGACGTCGCATTGCGATTTCATGCCGTACACCGGCTGGGTGATCGGCTACAACGCGGCCACGCTGCAACAGGCGAGCGTGCTGAACGTGACGCCCAACGGACAAATGGGCGCGATCTGGATGAGCGGCGCGGGCCTCGCATCGGATGGCACGTCCATCTATTTTCTGGATGCCAACGGCACCTTCGACGCGACGCTCGACGGGCAGGGCATGCCCATCCATGGCGACTTCGGCAACGGCTTTCTCAAGCTCGGCGTGACGCCGACGCTCGCCGTCACCGATTATTTCCAGCCGTCGAACACGGTGCAACAGTCGAGCGCGGACGAAGATCTCGGTTCCGGCGGCGCGCTCGTGCTGCCCGACTTAGCCGATGCAAGCGGCACGGTCCGCCGTCTCGCGCTCGGCGCGGGCAAGAACTCGGTGATCTACGTGGTCGATCGGGATTCGATGGGCAAGTTCGACTCGAACGCCGATCACATCTACCAGGAAATTGTCGGGCAGATTCGCGGACCGATGTTCAGCATTCCCGCGTACTTCAACCGGACCGTCTATTTCGGCGCAATCGGCGACAGCATCAAGGCATTCACGATCACCGACGCGCGCCTTTCGTCCACGCCCGCCAGTCAGACGCCGACGAGCTTCGGCGCGCCGGGCGCGACGCCGAGCGTGTCGGCGAACGGCGCGGCGAACGGCATCGTGTGGGCGGTGGAAAACGGCACCATCGCGGCGCTGCACGCATACGATGCATCGAATCTCGCGCGCGAGTTGTACAACAGCAATCAGGTGGGCGCGCGCGATCGGTTCGGTCAGGGCAACAAGTTCATTACGCCGACCATCGCGAACGGCAAGGTGTACGTGGGCACGCGAAGCGGCGTAGGCGTGTTCGGTCTGCTTTCGCGATAG
- a CDS encoding amino acid aminotransferase, which translates to MFEHIDAYPGDPILTLNENFQKDPRTNKVNLSIGIYFDDAGRLPVMQAVREAERSILQELGPKPYLPMAGFAHYRDAVQALVFGTGSAARAEGRIASVQTLGGSGALKVGADFIKRYFPASKVWVSDPTWENHRFIFERAGFEVNTYPYYDEATGGLRFDAMLDAIDALPAKSVVLLHACCHNPTGVDLDEAQWVRIIDVLQKRDLLPFVDMAYQGFGSGLDDDAFAVRELARRGVPAFIANSFSKNFSLYGERCGGLHVICDDAAEADRVLGQLTSAVRANYSNPPTHGAKIVTKVLTTPELAQSWKEELAAMCERIARMRRAIHDGLRDHVRGEALSRYIKQRGMFTYTGLEAPQVDRLREEFGVYILRSGRMCVAGLNESNVQTVADAIGKVLAK; encoded by the coding sequence ATGTTCGAACATATCGATGCCTATCCCGGCGACCCGATTCTCACGCTGAACGAAAACTTCCAGAAGGACCCGCGCACGAACAAGGTCAATCTGAGCATCGGCATCTATTTCGACGACGCCGGCCGCTTGCCCGTCATGCAGGCGGTGCGCGAAGCGGAACGCTCGATTCTGCAGGAACTCGGCCCGAAGCCGTATCTGCCGATGGCCGGTTTCGCGCATTATCGCGACGCCGTGCAGGCGCTGGTGTTCGGCACGGGCAGCGCGGCGCGCGCCGAAGGACGCATTGCGAGCGTGCAGACGCTCGGCGGCTCGGGCGCGCTGAAAGTCGGCGCGGACTTCATCAAGCGATACTTTCCGGCGTCGAAAGTGTGGGTGAGCGATCCGACGTGGGAGAACCATCGCTTCATCTTCGAGCGCGCGGGCTTCGAAGTGAACACGTATCCGTACTACGACGAAGCCACCGGCGGTCTGCGTTTCGACGCGATGCTCGACGCCATCGACGCGCTGCCCGCGAAGAGCGTCGTGCTCCTTCATGCGTGCTGCCACAATCCGACGGGCGTGGACCTCGACGAAGCGCAGTGGGTGCGGATCATCGACGTGCTGCAAAAGCGCGACCTGCTGCCGTTCGTCGACATGGCGTATCAGGGCTTCGGCTCGGGGCTGGACGACGACGCGTTCGCCGTGCGTGAGCTCGCGCGCCGCGGCGTGCCGGCGTTCATCGCCAACTCGTTTTCGAAGAACTTCTCGCTGTACGGCGAGCGTTGCGGCGGCCTGCATGTGATCTGCGACGACGCCGCCGAAGCGGACCGCGTGCTCGGCCAGCTGACGAGCGCGGTGCGTGCGAACTACAGCAATCCGCCGACGCACGGCGCGAAGATCGTCACCAAGGTGCTCACTACGCCGGAACTCGCGCAATCGTGGAAAGAAGAACTCGCCGCGATGTGCGAGCGCATCGCGCGTATGCGCCGGGCGATCCACGACGGACTGCGCGACCATGTACGCGGCGAAGCATTGTCGCGCTACATCAAGCAGCGGGGCATGTTCACGTACACGGGCCTCGAGGCGCCGCAAGTGGACCGTCTGCGCGAGGAATTCGGCGTGTATATCCTGCGCTCGGGGCGCATGTGCGTCGCGGGCCTGAACGAGAGCAACGTGCAGACCGTCGCCGATGCCATCGGCAAGGTGCTGGCGAAGTAA
- a CDS encoding glucose/quinate/shikimate family membrane-bound PQQ-dependent dehydrogenase — protein MASTSRLHPLTFGTAIAFIVIGVVLAAGGAYLVTLNGSWYYAITGVAIVLTGLLLLIRRRSALLLFALVLFGSTIWAVFEARFDFWQLLPRLWIWVLLALWLLIPYVHRGALFGPPATARAARVPLAAAIVLAVLLGIGTYFTDPHDRAGSIDVSVAADPNQPDANAATARQPGDWIDYGGSPLGQRYVPVAQITPQNAHQLKMAWTFRTGDMPGPGDPTETTDENTPLKVGDTLFLCTPHSKVFALDAATGKERWHFDPQIQSPVGFKHWEHMTCRGVAYYDPAMHAAAAAAAPAPAAQEAASDAQASAPAATADVGSTPAASGDAASTPAASSDAAASAPAQAADQTAAQPAAPSNECPRRLFLPTADARLIALDADTGKLCTSFGKNGTIDLRTNVGPFTPGGYYSTSPPAVARNLVIVGGHVTDNESNNEPSGVIRAYDVNDGHLVWNWDSGNPDATEPIAPGGTYVRNSPNMWSVFSVDEKRGMIYLPMGNQTPDQWGGQRTQQAERFGAGVVALDLATGKLRWNYQFTHHDLWDMDVGGQPTLVDLQTPQGMQPALIASTKQGSIYVLNRETGQPIFPINEVPVPQGAARGDRTSPTQAVSALNFNPPRVREADMWGTTPFDQLWCRIKFKSLRYEGPFTPPSEQGTLVFPGNFGVFDWGGVSVDPVRQILIANPDYMAFTSKLIPREKLDEQAGEKKGSETSGIKQARGTPFGFELNAFLSPLGIPCQAPPWGYIAGVDLRTGKIAWQHKNGTIRDSAPLPIPMPLGVPSLGGTIVTAGGVAFLTGTLDQYVRAYDVHNGNKVWEARLPAGGQATPMSYADASGKQYVVVTAGGHGSLGTKAGDYVIAYTLP, from the coding sequence ATGGCGAGTACATCAAGACTTCACCCGCTCACGTTCGGCACGGCGATCGCGTTTATCGTGATCGGCGTGGTGCTCGCGGCAGGCGGCGCGTATCTCGTGACGCTCAATGGATCGTGGTACTACGCGATCACGGGCGTCGCCATCGTGCTGACCGGGCTCTTGCTGCTCATAAGGCGCCGCTCGGCGCTGCTGCTTTTCGCGCTCGTGCTGTTCGGATCGACGATCTGGGCCGTGTTCGAAGCGCGCTTCGATTTCTGGCAGCTTCTGCCGCGTTTGTGGATCTGGGTCTTGCTCGCGCTGTGGCTGCTGATTCCGTACGTGCATCGCGGTGCGCTCTTCGGTCCGCCCGCGACCGCGCGTGCTGCGCGCGTGCCGCTCGCGGCCGCTATCGTTCTGGCGGTGCTGCTCGGCATCGGCACGTACTTCACCGATCCGCACGATCGCGCGGGCAGTATCGACGTGAGCGTCGCAGCCGATCCGAACCAGCCCGACGCGAACGCTGCGACCGCACGGCAGCCGGGCGACTGGATCGATTATGGCGGCTCGCCGCTCGGCCAGCGCTATGTGCCGGTTGCGCAGATCACGCCGCAGAACGCGCATCAGCTGAAGATGGCGTGGACGTTTCGCACGGGCGACATGCCCGGACCCGGCGATCCGACCGAAACCACCGACGAGAACACGCCGCTGAAAGTGGGCGACACGCTGTTCCTGTGCACGCCGCACAGCAAGGTGTTCGCGCTCGACGCCGCCACCGGCAAGGAACGGTGGCATTTCGATCCGCAGATTCAAAGCCCGGTCGGTTTCAAGCACTGGGAGCATATGACTTGCCGCGGCGTCGCTTATTACGATCCGGCGATGCACGCGGCTGCGGCTGCGGCGGCACCGGCACCAGCCGCGCAGGAAGCGGCATCCGATGCACAGGCTTCCGCGCCTGCCGCCACGGCGGACGTCGGGTCCACGCCGGCCGCGTCCGGCGATGCCGCCTCGACGCCCGCCGCATCGAGCGACGCCGCCGCGTCCGCACCCGCACAGGCCGCCGATCAGACGGCCGCGCAACCCGCCGCGCCCTCGAACGAATGCCCGCGCCGCCTCTTTCTCCCGACCGCCGATGCGCGCCTCATCGCGCTCGACGCCGACACCGGCAAGCTCTGCACGAGCTTCGGGAAGAACGGCACCATCGACTTGCGCACGAACGTCGGGCCGTTCACGCCGGGCGGCTATTACTCGACCTCGCCGCCGGCGGTTGCGCGCAATCTCGTGATCGTCGGCGGTCACGTGACGGATAACGAATCGAATAACGAGCCGTCCGGCGTGATCCGCGCGTATGACGTCAACGACGGCCATCTGGTCTGGAACTGGGATTCGGGCAACCCGGACGCCACCGAGCCGATTGCGCCCGGCGGCACGTATGTGCGCAACTCGCCGAACATGTGGTCCGTCTTCAGCGTCGATGAGAAGCGCGGCATGATTTATCTGCCGATGGGAAATCAGACGCCCGATCAATGGGGCGGCCAACGCACGCAGCAGGCCGAGCGTTTCGGCGCGGGCGTCGTCGCGCTCGATCTCGCGACGGGCAAGCTGCGCTGGAACTATCAGTTCACGCACCACGATCTCTGGGATATGGACGTCGGCGGCCAGCCGACGCTCGTCGATCTGCAAACACCGCAGGGCATGCAGCCGGCGCTGATTGCATCGACCAAGCAGGGCAGCATTTATGTGCTCAACCGCGAAACCGGTCAGCCGATCTTCCCGATCAACGAGGTGCCGGTGCCGCAAGGCGCGGCGCGAGGCGACCGCACCTCGCCGACGCAGGCCGTGTCCGCGCTGAACTTCAATCCGCCGCGCGTGCGCGAAGCGGACATGTGGGGCACGACGCCCTTCGATCAACTCTGGTGCCGCATCAAGTTTAAGAGCCTGCGCTACGAGGGGCCGTTTACGCCGCCGTCGGAGCAGGGCACGCTCGTGTTCCCGGGCAATTTCGGCGTGTTCGACTGGGGCGGCGTGTCGGTCGATCCGGTGCGGCAGATTCTCATCGCGAATCCGGATTACATGGCGTTCACGTCGAAGCTGATTCCGCGCGAGAAGCTGGACGAACAGGCGGGAGAGAAGAAAGGCAGCGAGACGAGCGGCATCAAGCAGGCGCGCGGCACGCCGTTCGGCTTCGAGCTGAACGCGTTCTTGTCGCCGCTCGGCATTCCGTGTCAGGCGCCGCCCTGGGGCTATATCGCGGGCGTCGATCTGCGCACGGGGAAGATCGCGTGGCAACACAAGAACGGCACGATTCGCGACAGCGCGCCGCTGCCGATTCCGATGCCGCTCGGCGTGCCGAGCCTAGGCGGAACCATCGTGACGGCGGGCGGCGTCGCGTTCCTTACTGGGACGCTCGACCAGTACGTGCGCGCCTACGACGTGCACAACGGCAACAAGGTGTGGGAAGCGCGTCTGCCGGCGGGCGGCCAGGCGACGCCGATGAGCTACGCCGACGCGAGCGGCAAGCAATATGTCGTGGTGACGGCGGGCGGGCATGGTTCGCTCGGAACCAAGGCGGGAGATTACGTGATTGCGTACACGTTGCCGTGA
- a CDS encoding diguanylate cyclase domain-containing protein, giving the protein MSGSSSLLDSLLATPPASDGRITPGIRSSLLLTLLDDIRPLLLAGGSTAFVALAALTRVHRPWAVVWFLADALLLLARVVVVCRYRAARRREAPAPEPWARRYAPFGLAACGLTGLGTMACVMSGDAMLASLAIMVTAGMLGGIASRNAGVPHLATSQICAGTLPIAAGALLGPAGYWMLVPPLAVYIGAMTVVVRRHFRNLVALMTAEAEHAELAARFDAALAHMPHGLSSIDAAGAVVIANRKVAELFGATADMLRLGVPLPEFIGYLALAQHGEALRTSVTARCAQWLKDGHAPLDVTLPDGRQLELSRDPVPDGSAVIIVQDVTERRRAEAKILHWAHHDSLTGLPNRRYLGDHAERLMAGSANREKVMVMYIDLDGFKHVNDSHGHNAGDELLRRVADRLRNAMRYGELAARLGGDEFAIVATYIANAASVAFARRIVRDLSLPYELDAGMVAKVGVSIGIALAKPGESFERALKRADIALYEAKTEGRGGYRFSENDALAAREALEAVGTPAHRM; this is encoded by the coding sequence ATGTCAGGCTCTTCGTCCCTGCTCGATTCCCTCCTGGCGACGCCGCCAGCGAGCGACGGGCGCATCACGCCGGGCATTCGCTCCTCGCTGCTCCTCACTCTGCTCGACGACATCCGTCCGCTGTTGCTCGCGGGCGGGTCGACCGCGTTCGTCGCGCTGGCGGCGCTCACGCGCGTGCATAGGCCGTGGGCCGTCGTCTGGTTCCTAGCCGACGCGCTGTTGCTCCTGGCGCGCGTGGTCGTCGTCTGCCGCTATCGCGCCGCGCGCCGCCGAGAGGCGCCCGCGCCGGAACCGTGGGCGCGGCGCTACGCACCGTTCGGGCTCGCCGCCTGCGGTTTGACCGGCCTCGGCACGATGGCCTGCGTCATGTCCGGCGACGCCATGCTCGCTTCGCTCGCCATCATGGTGACGGCGGGGATGCTCGGCGGCATCGCGTCGCGCAACGCGGGCGTGCCGCACCTCGCGACCTCCCAGATCTGCGCGGGCACGCTGCCCATCGCCGCGGGCGCGCTCCTCGGCCCCGCCGGTTACTGGATGCTCGTGCCGCCGCTCGCCGTCTATATCGGGGCGATGACCGTGGTCGTGCGCCGCCACTTTCGCAATCTCGTCGCGCTGATGACGGCCGAAGCAGAGCACGCCGAACTGGCCGCGCGCTTCGACGCCGCGCTCGCGCACATGCCGCACGGCCTTTCCTCGATCGACGCGGCGGGCGCCGTCGTCATCGCAAACCGGAAGGTGGCCGAACTGTTCGGTGCGACCGCCGACATGCTGCGTCTCGGCGTGCCGCTGCCGGAATTCATCGGCTATCTCGCGCTCGCGCAGCACGGCGAAGCTTTGCGCACGAGCGTGACCGCGCGCTGCGCGCAATGGCTGAAGGACGGCCACGCGCCGCTCGACGTGACGCTGCCCGATGGCCGTCAGCTCGAGCTGAGCCGCGATCCGGTGCCGGACGGCAGCGCCGTGATCATCGTCCAGGACGTGACCGAGCGGCGCCGCGCGGAAGCGAAGATTCTGCACTGGGCGCATCACGACTCGCTCACCGGTCTGCCGAACCGCCGCTATCTCGGCGATCACGCCGAGCGGCTGATGGCGGGCAGCGCGAATCGCGAAAAGGTCATGGTGATGTACATCGATCTCGACGGCTTCAAGCATGTCAACGATTCCCACGGCCACAACGCGGGCGACGAACTGCTGCGGCGCGTCGCCGACCGTCTGCGCAACGCGATGCGATACGGCGAACTCGCGGCGCGTCTGGGCGGCGACGAGTTCGCCATCGTCGCGACGTACATCGCGAATGCGGCGAGCGTCGCGTTCGCGCGGCGCATCGTGCGGGATCTGTCGTTGCCTTACGAACTCGACGCGGGCATGGTCGCGAAAGTCGGCGTGAGCATCGGCATCGCACTCGCGAAGCCGGGGGAATCGTTCGAGCGCGCGCTCAAACGCGCCGACATCGCGCTGTACGAGGCGAAGACCGAAGGACGCGGCGGATACCGCTTCTCGGAAAACGACGCGCTCGCTGCGCGCGAGGCACTCGAAGCGGTCGGCACGCCTGCGCATCGCATGTGA